The window GCAAAAAATCCTGATTATGCCTTTTAATAGTCTCGGGGAGAATTAGTACACTTTTACGATAAGTATGCAACAGATTTATAAAAATGAATATATGAAGAAATAGAATAAAAGTATTCTTATAAAGGATAACAGAGGGTAAAAACAAATTCGGGATAAATCGTATAAAAGATCTTGAAACGTTTGTAAAGTTTCGGATGTTTTATTTCAGCATCGAAAATACCTTTGGTTTCGGGAATAAAAAAAGATAAGCAGATGTTATCTTTAAAGTCGACATCTGTTACATCGGATGCTTTAAATATAGCTTCTTTAGCAGACCAAAGTAATGTACTATGTATAAGTTCATTCTCAGGTTGTATAGAATGTATTTCGTCTGTGTTTAAAACACGGGATTGAATGTTTTTTATTCTGGGCTGTATTGTTTCTACATCAACCCCTATTTTTTCTTTGGTGTGCATGGCAACTGCGATGCAATGACGGGTATGTGATATGGAAATTTCGCAAGTTTCATTCTCGAGGTAAGGTCTTCCTGTTCCGCTGTATTTTATATTTATGTCGTAACCGAAAATCCGTTTTAATAATAAATTTACAGTTAATTTTTCTATTTTTCTTTTTTCATTTGAAAAGTCCTTTATTAAGGTGGTATAGACCGGTCTATTTCCTAATAAGGACAACAGTGTATCGGTATTTTCTTCGGGTTTCCAAAGTTCTACATGGATTTCGGGACCTATATTCCCGGAAAAAAGAAGGGACATTTCTGTTTAGTTTTTATTTATAGACTCGATCAGGTGTACTACATCCTGGGTAATATAATCGACAACCGGCGCAACGGAATCGTTTTTTACTTGATTGTCGAAATAAAGCGCCCCTCTAAGCATATAATTCGAACTGTCAGTAACTACAAACTGAAGTGGGGTAGCGCTATTCCCGGTTAAATGGTATAAGGTCGCAAATAATTTGGAGTCGGGGGCTTCATACTCTTTTGCTTCTATTGCATCAGCTCTGACAGTATGGCGATAAACCAATTCTTTATTTTCTTGAAGTATTTTTATCAATTCTTTTTTGTTCCGGACCTTTTCGAAACTGCAGTAAAGTGTGGCTTTGTAAGCCGGATATAAAATATTGAACCAGTTACTGTTTTTATGTATAGAGTCTTGTATTATTTGTGTATAAACCGAAGTTTCGAAGCTCACCGGTAGGTCGATGTCTGCGATCTGATATTCGGGTGCTGGTATTTCTATTCGGTAATAAGCATCCGGTTTCGGTGTATAATCGGGTTTACAACTTATAAATGAAATCAATAATAAGATTGTCCCGTATATCCACAATAATATATGAAAATGATATTTCTGTTTATATTTCATTGCTGTAAATTTCGTGACGTATCTATATTTATGATGACTGTTTCTGATCACTCTCTTCAGAATGATCGATCTTTATTTTTACCTTTACGATTCGATGTTTATCCATTTCGAGGATGACAAATGTATATTTACCGTAAACGATTTTTTCTTTTGCGCATGGGAAATCTTGCTTTATTTCGAGGATTAATCCGGCTATTGTTTCTGCTTCTTCCGATATCTTGTCGAAATCATTTTCGTCGACACCTGTGATTTTGAAGAAATCGTTTAATTGGGTTTTTCCTTCGAATATATAAGTGTCGTTGTCTATTTTTACATAATGACGTTCTTCTTCGTCATATTCATCGCTGATTTCCCCTACGATTTCTTCAAGGATGTCTTCCATTGTAACGATACCGGAGGTTCCCCCGAATTCGTCGACGACGATTGCCATGTGTATCTTTTTAGTCCTGAACTCTTCCAGTAGATCATCTATCATTTTTGTCTCTGGTACGAAATAGGGCGTTCGCATCAGATTTTGCCAGCGAAAGCTTTTATCTCGATTAATATAAGGTAATAGGTCTTTTATATAAATGATTCCTTTTATATTATCTTCGTTACCATCATATACAGGTAGTCGAGAGTAGCCATTTTCGATAATAAGATTTATGAGAGTGGTAAAATCGGTGCGTATATCGATGTCGGTCATGTCAATACGAG of the Coprobacter tertius genome contains:
- a CDS encoding 4'-phosphopantetheinyl transferase family protein yields the protein MSLLFSGNIGPEIHVELWKPEENTDTLLSLLGNRPVYTTLIKDFSNEKRKIEKLTVNLLLKRIFGYDINIKYSGTGRPYLENETCEISISHTRHCIAVAMHTKEKIGVDVETIQPRIKNIQSRVLNTDEIHSIQPENELIHSTLLWSAKEAIFKASDVTDVDFKDNICLSFFIPETKGIFDAEIKHPKLYKRFKIFYTIYPEFVFTLCYPL